From the genome of Papaver somniferum cultivar HN1 chromosome 2, ASM357369v1, whole genome shotgun sequence, one region includes:
- the LOC113352287 gene encoding uncharacterized protein LOC113352287, translating to MSKFISLTHWLLVLMMLVSEELAEGRTISNSVNKAIIKTIKAENEEIIDCYDIYKQPSLNHPLLRNHTIQMKPSLYPEGMESGNLGTLQLTQTWHHYGSCPKRTVPLRRKGKNYNPTPSRKHHRIKQSHYNKTPNTSQQSNFQNIHEYATIEARGNFLGAQAKINLWKPVIETQAELSLSQIWVVAGDGKETIETGWIVDRLVYSDYETRFFVFWTVDGYKKLFCYNDECDAFVHTSSSIALGCSFTELSTFNGDQKDATFSIHKDRSNGNWWVQLQGEPIGYYPNSLFTELSRKATAVQWGGEIVNTKSKGRHTTTQMGSGHFPSEGGLKTSSYFNWVQVVDETYMTMDPKDFSIQTTNSDCYDLKIDDDHHDTNGFGFYYGGPGYNEKCQ from the exons ATGTCAAAATTTATCAGCTTAACACATTGGTTACTCGTATTAATGATGCTCGTTAGTGAAGAATTGGCCGAAGGAAGAACTATTTCAAACTCAGTGAACAAAGCAATAATCAAAACTATTAAG gctgaaaatgaagaaatcattgaTTGTTATGATATCTACAAGCAACCTAGTCTTAACCATCCATTACTTCGTAATCACACGATACAG ATGAAACCAAGTTTATACCCGGAAGGAATGGAATCAGGTAATTTGGGAACACTTCAACTCACACAAACTTGGCATCATTATGGATCATGCCCGAAAAGAACTGTCCCCTTACGGAGAAAGGGGAAAAATTATAATCCAACACCTTCACGTAAACATCATCGTATAAAACAATCTCATTATAATAAGACTCCTAATACGTCAcaacaaagcaattttcaaaacaTTCACGAG TACGCGACAATTGAGGCACGAGGAAATTTTCTAGGAGCACAAGCAAAAATAAATCTTTGGAAACCGGTTATTGAAACGCAAGCTGAATTAAGTTTATCCCAAATTTGGGTTGTAGCCGGTGATGGAAAAGAAACTATCGAAACTGGATGGATA GTTGATCGACTTGTGTATAGTGATTATGAGACCAGATTCTTCGTATTTTGGACG GTGGACGGATACAAAAAATTATTTTGCTATAACGACGAATGTGATGCTTTTGTACACACATCGTCAAGTATCGCCCTTGGTTGCAGTTTCACCGAGTTGTCAACTTTCAATGGAGACCAAAAGGATGCCACCTTCAGTATTCACAAG GATCGAAGTAATGGAAATTGGTGGGTACAATTACAAGGTGAACCGATTGGTTATTATCCAAATTCTCTCTTCACTGAATTATCGAGGAAAGCAACAGCAGTGCAATGGGGTGGTGAAATTGTTAATACCAAAAGTAAAGGGAGGCATACTACGACTCAAATGGGTAGCGGTCATTTCCCTTCGGAAGGTGGTTTGAAAACATCGAGTTATTTCAATTGGGTTCAAGTAGTTGATGAAACTTACATGACCATGGACCCTAAAGATTTTTCCATACAAACTACAAATTCAGACTGTTATGATTTAAAGATTGATGACGACCATCATGATACAAATGGTTTCGGTTTTTATTATGGAGGTCCCGGCTATAATGAAAAATGTCAATGA